The following coding sequences are from one Oceanidesulfovibrio indonesiensis window:
- a CDS encoding branched-chain amino acid ABC transporter permease, with product MKLKIALPILAAACLFPFLPFASEYALHVLTLVMVYMILAMGLNIVPGFCGLLDLGFVGFYGIGAYTAGLLTIHYGLSFWVIVPLAALNGALWGVLLGAPTLRLTGDYFAIVTFGFSELVVLFLTNEIWLTRGPLGLPGIDPVTIDLSFISKALNPAWDWYYMFDGETPYYFLAMLLVLAVYAILRRLEDSRLGRAWYAIREDPLAASSCGVNILNYKVIAFAISAGIGAVGGCFFARWTLFLSPDMFKFWESFLVLCMVVLGGLGNINGALIGATILVALGEVLRVVLPELGLPVETRFLFYGLIMILIMRFKPSGFLPRIAATGMDNPVIKDLKKRLDRERATA from the coding sequence ATGAAGCTGAAGATCGCACTTCCCATCCTCGCCGCGGCCTGCCTCTTTCCGTTCCTGCCATTTGCCTCGGAGTACGCGCTGCACGTGCTCACCCTGGTGATGGTCTACATGATCCTGGCCATGGGCCTGAACATCGTGCCGGGATTCTGCGGCCTGCTGGACCTCGGCTTCGTCGGGTTCTACGGCATCGGCGCATACACCGCCGGGCTGCTGACCATCCATTACGGGCTCTCTTTCTGGGTCATCGTACCGCTGGCCGCGCTCAACGGAGCGTTGTGGGGCGTTCTGCTCGGCGCGCCCACGCTGCGGCTCACCGGGGACTACTTCGCCATCGTAACCTTCGGGTTTTCCGAACTCGTGGTGCTCTTTCTGACCAACGAAATCTGGCTCACCCGCGGCCCCCTGGGGCTGCCCGGCATCGATCCCGTCACCATCGACCTTTCCTTCATCTCCAAGGCGCTCAACCCCGCCTGGGACTGGTACTACATGTTCGACGGCGAGACGCCCTACTACTTCCTCGCCATGCTCCTGGTCCTTGCGGTCTACGCCATACTGCGCCGGCTGGAGGATTCCCGGCTGGGGCGCGCCTGGTACGCCATACGCGAAGACCCCCTGGCCGCGTCCAGCTGCGGCGTGAACATCCTCAACTACAAGGTCATCGCCTTCGCCATCTCCGCCGGCATCGGCGCCGTGGGCGGCTGTTTCTTCGCACGCTGGACCCTGTTCCTCTCGCCGGACATGTTCAAGTTCTGGGAATCCTTCCTGGTGCTGTGCATGGTGGTGCTGGGCGGTCTGGGCAACATCAACGGCGCGCTCATCGGCGCGACCATCCTGGTGGCCCTTGGCGAAGTGCTGCGCGTGGTGCTCCCGGAACTCGGGCTGCCCGTGGAAACGCGCTTCCTTTTCTATGGACTGATCATGATCCTCATCATGCGCTTCAAGCCCTCTGGATTCCTGCCGCGCATCGCCGCCACCGGCATGGACAACCCGGTGATCAAGGACCTGAAGAAGCGCCTCGACCGTGAACGGGCAACAGCCTGA
- a CDS encoding ABC transporter ATP-binding protein, whose translation MLEINDIHTYYGSIHALKGVSLKIREKEIVCLIGANGAGKTTTLMSLSGVYKPRRGAITFLGEDITKLPSEKIVARGITQVPEGRMIFPRLSVRENLMMGAYLRNDAGGIASDEERAYELFPILAERRKQPGGTLSGGEQQMLAIGRALMARPKLLLLDEPSLGLAPIVVENIFEVIQSINQEGTTVLLVEQNAQMALQIAHRGYVLTTGTVHLEGTSAELTANPQVRAAYLGLD comes from the coding sequence ATGCTTGAGATTAACGACATCCATACGTATTATGGCTCGATTCACGCCCTGAAAGGCGTCTCCCTGAAGATCAGGGAGAAGGAGATCGTCTGCCTCATCGGAGCCAACGGCGCCGGCAAGACAACGACGCTCATGTCCCTTTCCGGCGTATACAAACCGCGCCGGGGCGCCATCACCTTTCTCGGCGAGGACATCACCAAGCTGCCCTCGGAGAAAATTGTGGCGCGGGGCATCACCCAGGTTCCCGAAGGCCGGATGATCTTCCCCCGCCTCTCCGTGCGTGAAAACCTGATGATGGGAGCATATCTGCGCAACGACGCTGGCGGCATAGCCTCGGACGAAGAGCGCGCTTACGAGCTCTTTCCCATCCTGGCAGAGCGGCGCAAACAGCCCGGAGGCACGCTTTCCGGCGGCGAGCAGCAGATGCTGGCCATCGGTCGGGCGCTCATGGCCCGGCCAAAACTGTTGTTGTTGGACGAACCCTCGCTGGGCCTTGCGCCCATCGTGGTGGAGAATATTTTCGAGGTCATCCAATCCATCAACCAGGAAGGGACGACCGTGCTGCTCGTGGAGCAGAACGCCCAGATGGCGTTGCAGATCGCGCACCGCGGCTACGTGCTCACCACAGGCACCGTCCACCTGGAAGGGACCTCGGCCGAACTCACGGCGAACCCGCAAGTCAGAGCCGCCTACCTGGGCCTCGATTAG
- a CDS encoding branched-chain amino acid ABC transporter permease, translating to MLEQQLVNGLTLGVIYALIAVGYTMVYGVIELINFAHGEIYMLGAFFCVSFITVVGLPLWVAIPCAMICCALLGIAIDIFAYRPIRKAHRLAALITAIGMSIFLQNLAMVIWGSRPRAFPQEAVPAFFSEQAFAFSDVTITWLHLFIFGITFSMMIGLFLIISKTRVGTAMRALAQNRTCCQLMGINVNRVISFTFVLGSAMGAMAGILVALFYNTLYPTMGYVAGVKAFAAAVLGGIGSVPGAMFGGIVLGIAEALGAGYVSSLYRDGVAYAVLIAVIIFRPSGILGKALVDKA from the coding sequence GTGCTCGAACAGCAGCTCGTAAACGGTCTCACCCTTGGCGTCATCTACGCACTCATCGCTGTCGGCTACACCATGGTCTACGGCGTCATTGAGCTCATCAACTTCGCCCACGGCGAAATATACATGCTCGGCGCGTTCTTCTGCGTCTCGTTCATCACGGTGGTCGGCCTTCCTTTGTGGGTCGCTATTCCCTGCGCCATGATCTGTTGCGCGCTCCTGGGCATCGCGATCGACATCTTCGCCTACCGACCTATACGGAAAGCGCATAGACTCGCGGCGCTCATCACGGCCATCGGCATGTCCATCTTTCTGCAGAACCTGGCCATGGTCATCTGGGGCAGCCGCCCCCGCGCCTTCCCGCAGGAGGCTGTTCCGGCATTCTTCTCCGAGCAGGCCTTCGCCTTTAGCGACGTGACCATCACCTGGCTGCATCTCTTCATTTTCGGAATCACCTTCTCCATGATGATCGGCCTCTTCCTGATCATCTCGAAGACGCGCGTGGGCACCGCCATGCGCGCCCTCGCGCAGAACAGGACGTGCTGCCAGCTCATGGGCATCAACGTGAACCGGGTGATCTCCTTCACTTTCGTGCTGGGCTCGGCCATGGGCGCCATGGCCGGCATCCTGGTGGCGCTGTTCTACAATACCCTCTACCCCACCATGGGCTACGTGGCCGGCGTCAAGGCCTTCGCCGCAGCTGTGCTGGGCGGCATCGGCTCCGTGCCCGGCGCCATGTTCGGCGGCATCGTTCTCGGCATCGCCGAAGCGCTCGGCGCGGGCTACGTCTCCTCCCTGTACAGGGACGGCGTGGCCTACGCGGTATTGATAGCGGTGATCATCTTCCGTCCCTCTGGAATTCTGGGCAAAGCCCTGGTGGACAAGGCTTAG
- a CDS encoding ABC transporter ATP-binding protein: MQPILEIKNMSKRFGGLMALNDVSFSIEPRTIKGLIGPNGAGKTTLFNCVTGVYKPTSGDIMLSSPRRNMDAVRINGKKPEKVTELGIARTFQNIRLFSELTVLDNVRIGRHPRTKSNFLGAVLRTKSHKREEQEIVDASMRWLEFVGLTRHALERAHSLSYGDQRRLEIARALSTEPSLLLLDEPAAGMNPRETAELKELIFAILEQDVTVLLIEHDMKLVMSICSSIVVLDHGTKIADGQPQDIKDDPKVIEAYLGRGAADA; the protein is encoded by the coding sequence ATGCAACCGATCCTCGAAATAAAGAACATGTCCAAGCGGTTCGGGGGACTTATGGCCCTGAACGATGTAAGCTTCTCCATCGAGCCCAGGACCATCAAGGGACTCATCGGCCCCAACGGCGCCGGCAAGACCACCCTCTTCAACTGCGTCACCGGCGTATACAAGCCCACCTCGGGCGACATCATGCTCTCCTCCCCAAGGCGGAACATGGACGCCGTGCGCATCAACGGCAAGAAGCCGGAGAAGGTCACGGAACTCGGCATCGCACGGACGTTCCAGAACATCCGGCTGTTTTCCGAGCTCACCGTGCTGGACAACGTGCGTATAGGCCGCCATCCGCGCACCAAGTCCAACTTCCTGGGCGCGGTATTGCGCACAAAGTCACACAAGCGCGAAGAGCAGGAGATCGTGGACGCCTCCATGCGCTGGCTGGAGTTCGTTGGACTTACGCGCCACGCTCTGGAGCGCGCCCACTCGCTTTCCTATGGCGATCAGCGCCGGCTGGAGATTGCCCGCGCGCTCTCCACGGAGCCCTCCCTGCTGCTGCTTGACGAACCAGCCGCCGGCATGAACCCCAGAGAAACGGCGGAGCTCAAGGAGCTCATCTTCGCCATTCTCGAACAGGACGTCACTGTGCTGCTCATCGAACACGACATGAAGCTCGTCATGTCCATCTGCTCCTCGATCGTGGTTCTGGACCATGGAACCAAGATCGCCGACGGCCAGCCGCAGGACATCAAGGACGATCCGAAGGTCATCGAAGCGTATCTCGGACGGGGGGCAGCCGATGCTTGA